The following coding sequences are from one Archocentrus centrarchus isolate MPI-CPG fArcCen1 chromosome 4, fArcCen1, whole genome shotgun sequence window:
- the LOC115779573 gene encoding uncharacterized protein LOC115779573: MADLPPARLRLYKPPFYSTGVDCFGPFTVKIGRRMEKRWGIIFKCMTTRCIHLDLLENLDADAFLMALRRFVARRGKPKELLCDNGTNFVGGARELHEAFETLAPQLKEQLAEQQIAFCFNPPSAPHFGGAWEREVRSVKTALKVVLKEQTLPETVFRTVLVEVEGILNAKPLGYVSTAVADPDPITPSILLMGRYDASLPQVMYDQSDLLGKRRWRHSQVLVDHFWSRFISHYLPSLQERQKWLRDGKCLTPNQVVLIVDPQLPRASWPVGKVTTTYPGADGRIRTAAVKVKDRTYIRPVARLVALPKFEDEEDDLTG; this comes from the coding sequence ATGGCGGATTTGCCACCAGCTCGACTGCGCCTGTATAAGCCGCCATTTTATTCAACTGGTGTTGATTGTTTCGGTCCCTTTACCGTGAAGATAGGACGGAGAATGGAGAAACGTTGGGGCATAATCTTCAAATGTATGACCACCCGCTGTATACATTTAGACCTCCTGGAGAATCTTGATGCAGATGCATTCCTGATGGCCCTAAGGCGCTTTGTCGCCAGAAGAGGTAAACCTAAGGAGCTTCTGTGCGACAATGGCACCAACTTTGTTGGAGGAGCTCGAGAGCTGCATGAGGCCTTCGAGACCTTAGCTCCTCAGTTAAAGGAACAGTTGGCAGAACAGCAGATTGCATTCTGTTTCAATCCCCCCAGCGCTCCACATTTCGGCGGAGCATGGGAGAGAGAAGTGAGGTCAGTTAAGACTGCTCTTAAAGTTGTGCTTAAGGAGCAGACTCTCCCAGAAACTGTGTTTCGCACAGTTCTAGTAGAAGTGGAGGGCATTTTGAATGCCAAGCCTCTAGGCTATGTATCCACGGCTGTAGCAGATCCAGATCCTATTACACCCAGTATCCTGCTGATGGGACGTTATGATGCATCACTCCCTCAAGTCATGTATGATCAAAGTGACCTGCTCGGCAAGCGACGATGGAGGCATAGCCAAGTTCTTGTCGACCATTTTTGGTCCCGATTCATCAGTCACTATTTACCCAGCCTGCAGGAGAGACAGAAGTGGCTGAGAGATGGGAAATGCCTCACTCCAAACCAAGTAGTTCTCATTGTCGATCCCCAGCTTCCGAGAGCTTCGTGGCCTGTTGGGAAGGTGACGACTACTTATCCTGGAGCCGATGGACGCATCCGGACTGCTGCCGTTAAGGTCAAGGATCGGACTTATATTAGGCCGGTTGCTCGTCTAGTGGCGCTCCCTAAGTTcgaagatgaagaggatgacTTAACGGGCTGA